gtttggtttcgtgATCCTACATGCCAGACAGGGCGTCGTGAAGATAAGCGGCCGCACGATCACTACCGGGCTTGACGGTTGACTAATCTCCACCGGCCGGTCAGCCGGTTCCTGGTGCGCTTGAGCCACGGTCTTGAGCTCGGTCTTACTGTATCATCCGCACTCTGATAATGAATTGATTGGATGTAGTGAGGGATTTTATGTTGAgcattttatgaaaatgaattgCGGCCTGCATCCGAATGGGACGGGAACGCGGGAACTGATAGTGACGGTACCAATAGTGAGTCTGCAATTATCGTAGATCAGTGTGGAAAGATAAGCATGGACAAGAGTTTGGTGTGGATTTTGCTTCGTTCTAGGATAGAGCAGAGTAGCAGCTGATTAAGCAGACCGTTAATTAGAAATAAACCAAGCATCCAACTGCGAAAATTTGTCAATTATCAGCCATCACTAATTTGGGCGCGTGATGGTAGGGTTCATCATTCTTCACCCGTTCCCATTCTTTTATTACGTTCATCGACGGTAGAGACATACAGAAAATATATATTGTGTGCAAATAGATCGGAACCGGTTTGTTCGTTTGATCTGCGGAGAattacacaacaaacaatcgtGTCAAATGCCTGTCCCAGCACAGTGCAGACCTGCCGTCCGTAGAGAGCACATCGTTTTCTTGCCTAAAATGAgcataatttttctttttctgctaGCAAGTGTAGCACAATGCAAAGAATTTTTAGATGATCCTCCCTCTAATTATACCACTGGAAACGGGATCGCAGGTGAGTAAACGTGCATCATACACGCTTTCTCattaatccatctcgtatcgTAGATTGTGCAAATCGTTTTTCGGCAACGTGGGCAGTTCCAGTCACCGAGGCGCTCGGAGGAGTGCGTGCTTTTCAGGGAGAGTTTCAACATATGGCCGCCATCGGATGGACCAGAACCTCTGGGAGAATTGATTACCTTTGTGGAGGAAGTTTGATAACTTTGAGGTTCATCATGACTGCGGCTCATTGTGCTGTAGATGGTAAGGGGTAAGTAAACTACATCTCTAATTTTGAAACTGTTTGTAAAGTGATGGTGAGTGAAAATGTTGTTCGTATTTAAGCATTCCACCAGACACCACTCGCTTGGGAGACACGGATCTTGGCagcgctgatgatgatgaatctGCTCAGCAAGTAGCAATTGCACAGTTCATAAAACATCCGCAGTATCGGGAATCAAAAAGGTACTACGATATCGCGCTAATTAAGTTAGCCAAAAACATCGTGCAACAAAatgctgtgtgtgttgcatGTGTATGGCGGGAACCGGATTCGCCTAGTGCTTTGCTGGAGGCAGTGGGCTTCGGTACGCTTGGATTCGGGGAGATGTTAAGTCCCACTTTGCAGAAGGTTCAACTTCGAGCACTGGACACGGCGACATGTGCTGAACGAATCCCAACGAATCGTCGTCAAATGCCCGAAGGATTGCGAGCGGATCAGATGTGTGCACACAGTGAAACCATGGACACTTGTGAAGGCGATTCCGGAGGTCCACTTCAAACGGAGCTACACGATGTGTTTGGTAATGCCTATCCCCTGTTGGTTGGTGTTGTATCATTTGGAACTCCCTGTACGTCAGGATCGACGGGAGTCTACACAAGAGTGAGCTCGTACTTGGATTGGATCGAAAAGGAAGTCAATCAGTCGCTTAGTTATGAAGGTGAGTGTAGGAACACTagtaaaagtaaataattgaaaataaatgccTTGTTTTCATAGGTTGTGTTGGAAGTAAGCTATGCAATCGCAAGCAGAATCCCTCAATATCAGCTGAAGTGAAGCCGAAACTGCCCGTCAATCGTGTTGGACTTCTTTggggggaaaaagaaacagacaTCTATCAGTGTGGAGGAGTTTTGATCGATTACCAGTATGTGCTTACATCAGCAGACTGTGTCACGTCCAGCAGGGGTCCTCCGAGATTCATAGCATCGAGCCCGGTTGGTGATCGCGCCCCAGTTGGGGATGTGTTAGTAAATCCGCAATACAACCGAGATAGTGCATCCAATGACATAGCCCTTGTTAAAATAAGTCAATATGCAAACCTTGAAGAAACCCAACCGTTATGCCCATGGATGAAGAACGCAGAGTCCAAGCAAAGTAGTCTACCTCTTCAGGTTGCAGCATCGGTTTCCCAGGGCCCGAATCAATATAACAACAGCTCACGAAAGGCTATACTCCAAACGGTACAAGGTGAACAATGTACGGTTGGTATGAACGCCCTGGGAAACGATCTCGTTTGCATCACCCGAAACATTACGCTGGTGCCGAAAACATGTCAGGTATGGATTTATCTTCCATTATAATTTGataatttcgtttcgttgcctTTGCGTCTATTTATTTTAcgtctgttttatttttaaggttGATTACGGAGGCCCAGTATTGATAGAAGAAGCTAACAACGTGTATCGCATCCTTGGTGTGTTGTCTCGCAAAACACAAGGCTGTGAAAGCAATGTTGTATTCACCGACATCACACCACACATGCAGTGGATGGAATCGATCATATTCAAAAAATTGGATAAATGGCTCGTATTTACCGATTAGCGTAAGGTCACGTTTGGGTCGCTCTTATGATCATATCACGTAGTGTAATAAATAGTACATTGTCCAAGCTTGTCTTAAATCTTCTGTTGGGACATAGTAGATTGCGATAGCAATACGTATGGGGTAGTGCATTGGCTGCATTGAAGACCCCTTTAAGGCAATCTTCGGTGCAATCCTCTGTAACGAAAAGAGGGTAGCATCGCTTTTCGAGCTCTTTATTATTCTCTTTTCATGTGTGTTTAAAATCTTTTCATGTGTTTAAATCATACCttatacagtcttttcccgagttgcgcgaataatgcgtgccagagaaattcgcgtaactcgaattttcgcgtaactcggattcCCCTCagaatatcgtttatagttagtGTTtattgatcgatttcttcttttaacCTTACGAAGtacattaataattgatatttttacgtaTTTTGATATTAGAgcatttttttaccaaaattaatgtttttaatataaaaatgtaacatattgattggaaaatttgaaaattaacaaatacaaacttcaattcaacatacaaaattacacgaattgcCAAAATTGTgagattcgcgtatctcgaattcgcgtaactcgagtgtcgcgtaactcggaaAAAGACTGTAAACACTATTTGTTACCTAAGGTCAGATATGAATGGAATAGGGCTaccgttgttgttttataaGCGTCGGAATTAGGCTAAGGGAAGTAAGTGGGGGAGGCAGAAAACAGTATtctattttaatgaaattcgatcaaaattttcaatttttgtttctgcccATTTACCACGTACGGGTAAAAGATGATTcttgaaaacaaacatcaaaccaaCATCTATCTATattaccaacaaaaaactaaccaaaaaccaacatcaAACTAACATATCTACATACTTTTTGTGATCAAATACATGTCTTAATGTGGTTATGCTTGATTAGTCACAATCTTAGGGTCAGTGTACTATATTCTCCCATAGGATGTATAAAACAGGTTTGTTCTAGCGTAATTGTTGCAGGTATCCACTTCGTCTAAATTCGCTTGAAGACCTGTTTTATTACCGGTTTCCAATGACGAAGGTAGAACGGACGACACCTCAAGGCCGAAGGCGAGGTGAATATTAATCCGATTGCACAGTGTctcattataaaaaaaatgaaataaactgtAAGCATCGAGGCTGCTATGATGACGTTGATTCAATACTAACAGTTCAGTATTGCTCATCACTTCAAAACGAATAAACGTGCGTGTATTGTGTTAGTTGTGAAATGATCGTCCTATTGCAAACAATATTAACAGTAATTAGTGCAGTCATATGCCAAGATTTTGTAAATTTCCCTCCCTTCAATTACACTACCGGAGACAGCTTTGATGGTCAGTATCACTAACACATATGATGTGAGGTATATGATGTGCATTGAATCATACCATTTGGAATATGGTCCATTACTATAGACTGCGAGCGACGTTTCCCAGTAGAGTCAACCGAATATTCGGTGATTCAAGCAGTCGGTGGAGAACGAGCATTTCAAGGAGAGTTTCAACATATGGCCGCCATCGGATGGACCAGATCCGCTGGAAGAATTGATTATCTTTGTGGAGGAAGTTTGATAACATCGAAATTTATTCTGACAGCGGCTCATTGTGCTGTGGATGCCAACCAGTAAGTAACATGCTTCGATAATGGGTTTCGATAATAATCAGAACTTTGCGCATTTATTTCAGTATTCCACCAGACACCACTCGATTGGGAGACACGGATCTTGGTAGTAAAGAAGACGACAAAAATGCGCAACAAGTTGGAATCGCTCGCATCATCAAACATCCGCAATACCGTGAGTCAAGAAAGTACCATGATATTGCGCTAGTCGAGTTGCAGGAACAGTGGTGGATAAACGACGCGATCAACAatgcgtgtgtatgggtgGAATCATACGCACCTAGTGATTTGCTGGAGGCGGTGGGCTTCGGTGCGCTTGGATTCGGGGAGATGTTAAGTCCCACCTTGCAGAAGGTTCAACTTCGAGCACTGGACACGGCGACATGTGCTGAACGTATCCCAACGGATCGTCGTCAAATGCCCGAAGGATTGCGAGCGGATCAGATGTGTGCACACAGTGAAACCATGGACACTTGTGAAGGCGATTCCGGAGGTCCACTTCAAACGGAGCTGCACGATGTGTTTGGCAATGCATATCCCCTGTTGGTTGGTGTTGTATCATTTGGAACTCCCTGTGCCGAAGGATCAACGGGAGTCTACACAAGAGTGAGCTCGTACTTGGATTGGATCGAGAAGGAAGTCAATCAGTCGCTTAGTTATGAAGGTGAGTTATTAGAGAAAACAAAGATTTTTTACACTGACATCAAACGGTTTTTACAGCATGTACCAGATTTAGCAGGGAAAACCGTAAACAGAATCCCTCAATATCTGCTACAATCGAGGAAAACAGGCCTTTCTATCGCGTTGGACTGCTATGGGAGAAACAAGAGTCAGACATCTATCAGTGTGGAGGAGTTGTAATCGATTATCAGTATGTCCTTACATCAGCAGACTGTGTCACGTCCAGCAGGGGTCATCCAAAGTTTGTAACATCAGCCCAAGATGCTGAACGTGCCCCAGTTGAGGAAGTATTTGTTCATCCTCGATTTATTAAAGGAAAACCTTATTTTGATATAGCTGTTATAAAGATAGAGAAATACGCAAATCCGAAAGAAAGTCTTCCAGTTTGTCCGTGGAATGAACAGCTGTATGGCAATTGGAGCCAGAGCGTGCTTCTGTTTGGAGCAACCATTCCAGATCTAATTTCGAAAACTTCTGAACTTCGCAGCTATATACAGTCAACAGTGCATGCAGATAAAAGATGCACCGCACAAACGGATCTGATCTGTATCAGCCGTGAAGTGGCGTTGATACCTGGGTTGTGTAAGGtaattaatgctttttttgctgtttaacatttaacaaaaaccagtttttaataataaattttcttttaaacacCCAGGTTGATTACGGAGGTCCTGTTATGACTGACCTTTATGTGAAGAATTTTAAAGTTCTTGGTATACTGTCTCGAGCCACGAGCCAAGGATGTGACAGCAACATTATATTCACCAGTATTGAACCTCATAGGCAATGGTTAGAGTCGATTATATTTAACAAATTACATGAGCGGCTTATATTTAGCAATTGAAAGACaatatgaaaatttcattcattatgcgtatacttttttgttatttaatctATTCGAAAAATGAATTCAAACAGgttgaaaataacaaactg
This region of Anopheles marshallii chromosome 2, idAnoMarsDA_429_01, whole genome shotgun sequence genomic DNA includes:
- the LOC128709888 gene encoding polyserase-2-like; translation: MIVLLQTILTVISAVICQDFVNFPPFNYTTGDSFDDCERRFPVESTEYSVIQAVGGERAFQGEFQHMAAIGWTRSAGRIDYLCGGSLITSKFILTAAHCAVDANHIPPDTTRLGDTDLGSKEDDKNAQQVGIARIIKHPQYRESRKYHDIALVELQEQWWINDAINNACVWVESYAPSDLLEAVGFGALGFGEMLSPTLQKVQLRALDTATCAERIPTDRRQMPEGLRADQMCAHSETMDTCEGDSGGPLQTELHDVFGNAYPLLVGVVSFGTPCAEGSTGVYTRVSSYLDWIEKEVNQSLSYEACTRFSRENRKQNPSISATIEENRPFYRVGLLWEKQESDIYQCGGVVIDYQYVLTSADCVTSSRGHPKFVTSAQDAERAPVEEVFVHPRFIKGKPYFDIAVIKIEKYANPKESLPVCPWNEQLYGNWSQSVLLFGATIPDLISKTSELRSYIQSTVHADKRCTAQTDLICISREVALIPGLCKVDYGGPVMTDLYVKNFKVLGILSRATSQGCDSNIIFTSIEPHRQWLESIIFNKLHERLIFSN
- the LOC128719261 gene encoding transmembrane protease serine 9-like codes for the protein MSIIFLFLLASVAQCKEFLDDPPSNYTTGNGIADCANRFSATWAVPVTEALGGVRAFQGEFQHMAAIGWTRTSGRIDYLCGGSLITLRFIMTAAHCAVDGKGIPPDTTRLGDTDLGSADDDESAQQVAIAQFIKHPQYRESKRYYDIALIKLAKNIVQQNAVCVACVWREPDSPSALLEAVGFGTLGFGEMLSPTLQKVQLRALDTATCAERIPTNRRQMPEGLRADQMCAHSETMDTCEGDSGGPLQTELHDVFGNAYPLLVGVVSFGTPCTSGSTGVYTRVSSYLDWIEKEVNQSLSYEGCVGSKLCNRKQNPSISAEVKPKLPVNRVGLLWGEKETDIYQCGGVLIDYQYVLTSADCVTSSRGPPRFIASSPVGDRAPVGDVLVNPQYNRDSASNDIALVKISQYANLEETQPLCPWMKNAESKQSSLPLQVAASVSQGPNQYNNSSRKAILQTVQGEQCTVGMNALGNDLVCITRNITLVPKTCQVDYGGPVLIEEANNVYRILGVLSRKTQGCESNVVFTDITPHMQWMESIIFKKLDKWLVFTD